One genomic window of Metopolophium dirhodum isolate CAU chromosome 4, ASM1992520v1, whole genome shotgun sequence includes the following:
- the LOC132943050 gene encoding elongation of very long chain fatty acids protein 4-like isoform X1 codes for MNFSSSVTDKINAFYQWSLSVSDDRTKGWLMVDSPTPTVIYTVIYFIIVGLGPRCMKNRKPFKLTPILIPYNILMTLLNLYIAIELLVASSRLRYSYVCQPLTFINNKDELRLLKAVWWYYFSKLLEFCDTIFFILRKKDKQLTFLHVYHHSTMFSLWWIGVKWVPSGSTFLPAMVNSFIHVLMYSYYALSAFGPKIEKYLWWKKYLTILQLIQFTTALFLGIHGIKSGCKFPIWMQYLLVIYMISFIVLFGNFYANAYVQKDTTINKTDIDRNYKYTKNLACKSTKNK; via the exons atgaatttttcttcGTCAGTAACTGAcaaaattaatgcattttacCAGTGGTCTTTATCAGTTTCAG ACGATAGAACGAAAGGTTGGTTGATGGTTGATTCTCCAACGCCAACCGTAATCTATAcagtcatttattttataatcgttGGTTTGGGTCCGAGATGTATGAAAAATAGAAAACCATTCAAACTTACTCCCATATTGATACCATACAACATCCTTATgacattattgaatttatatatagcTATAGAA TTACTGGTGGCATCTAGTCGTTTACGCTACAGTTATGTTTGTCAACCACTAACATTTATCAACAACAAAGACGAATTGAGg TTATTGAAAGCTGTTTGGTGGTATTACTTTTCAAAACTCCTCGAGTTTTGTGATACAATATTCTTTATTCTCCGGAAAAAGGATAAACAGCTTACTTTTTTACATGTCTATCATCATTCGACTATGTTCTCCTTGTGGTGGATTGGAGTTAAATGGGTGCCTAGTGGCTCTACGTTTTTGCCTGCAATGGTTAACAGTTTTATACATGTACTTATGTATTCGTACTATGCACTCAGTGCCTTCGGGCCTAAAATTGAAAAGTATTTATGGTGGAAAAAGTACTTAACTATACTTCAATTG attcaATTTACCACTGCACTTTTCTTGGGCATCCATGGAATTAAATCTGGATGCAAATTTCCCATATGgatgcaatatttattggtgaTTTACATGATTTCATTTATTGTGCTATTTGGAAACTTTTACGCAAACGCTTATGTTCAAAAG
- the LOC132943050 gene encoding elongation of very long chain fatty acids protein 4-like isoform X2: protein MNFSSSVTDKINAFYQWSLSVSDDRTKGWLMVDSPTPTVIYTVIYFIIVGLGPRCMKNRKPFKLTPILIPYNILMTLLNLYIAIELLVASSRLRYSYVCQPLTFINNKDELRLLKAVWWYYFSKLLEFCDTIFFILRKKDKQLTFLHVYHHSTMFSLWWIGVKWVPSGSTFLPAMVNSFIHVLMYSYYALSAFGPKIEKYLWWKKYLTILQLIQFTTALFLGIHGIKSGCKFPIWMQYLLVIYMISFIVLFGNFYANAYVQKWNSTE, encoded by the exons atgaatttttcttcGTCAGTAACTGAcaaaattaatgcattttacCAGTGGTCTTTATCAGTTTCAG ACGATAGAACGAAAGGTTGGTTGATGGTTGATTCTCCAACGCCAACCGTAATCTATAcagtcatttattttataatcgttGGTTTGGGTCCGAGATGTATGAAAAATAGAAAACCATTCAAACTTACTCCCATATTGATACCATACAACATCCTTATgacattattgaatttatatatagcTATAGAA TTACTGGTGGCATCTAGTCGTTTACGCTACAGTTATGTTTGTCAACCACTAACATTTATCAACAACAAAGACGAATTGAGg TTATTGAAAGCTGTTTGGTGGTATTACTTTTCAAAACTCCTCGAGTTTTGTGATACAATATTCTTTATTCTCCGGAAAAAGGATAAACAGCTTACTTTTTTACATGTCTATCATCATTCGACTATGTTCTCCTTGTGGTGGATTGGAGTTAAATGGGTGCCTAGTGGCTCTACGTTTTTGCCTGCAATGGTTAACAGTTTTATACATGTACTTATGTATTCGTACTATGCACTCAGTGCCTTCGGGCCTAAAATTGAAAAGTATTTATGGTGGAAAAAGTACTTAACTATACTTCAATTG attcaATTTACCACTGCACTTTTCTTGGGCATCCATGGAATTAAATCTGGATGCAAATTTCCCATATGgatgcaatatttattggtgaTTTACATGATTTCATTTATTGTGCTATTTGGAAACTTTTACGCAAACGCTTATGTTCAAAAG